In a genomic window of Spirosoma agri:
- a CDS encoding DMT family transporter, with protein MQLTALSWLYLVGAAFCQMAWTYSLKYLRVDALKVLNWATFYRLDGGLVSLVPWIVYVVAGIINSVLLAMAMRVISSTTAFAVWMAVTLLFIKTADVYWLKNSWSLSELFFLLLITVGIVGLKLVGPAQ; from the coding sequence ATGCAATTGACGGCTTTGTCGTGGCTTTATCTTGTTGGCGCTGCGTTCTGCCAGATGGCCTGGACATACTCGCTGAAATACCTGCGCGTCGATGCGCTGAAAGTCCTGAACTGGGCAACGTTTTACCGGCTCGATGGTGGACTGGTTAGTCTGGTTCCCTGGATCGTCTATGTGGTTGCCGGTATCATCAACTCAGTGTTGCTGGCGATGGCAATGCGCGTGATTTCGTCGACAACCGCCTTTGCCGTCTGGATGGCTGTAACCTTACTCTTTATCAAAACGGCCGACGTTTACTGGCTGAAAAACAGCTGGTCGCTATCCGAATTGTTCTTTCTGCTGTTGATCACGGTCGGCATTGTCGGGCTTAAGCTGGTGGGCCCCGCGCAATGA
- the corA gene encoding magnesium/cobalt transporter CorA — protein sequence MSKHKRYRSAEKTLGSSPGTLTYVGEEIEHATKIKRIDYNEKEYHVDDVSKLSTCRLPDPGAPLVNWIDVDGIHEKQVVSAVGQQYHLHPLLLEDVMNTEQKPKIDLYDDTVVYVTLKMLHHSRTKQEIDVEHVSLVLGKNYLVSFQEERTHDIFEPVIERIKASSGKTRRNGADYLLYSLMDVMVDHYLLITERIGEKMDELEEQIVQEKATQQTLATLYKLKRELTFIRRTIYPLRDMIGVLLREESDLIQHTTLPYLRDLADHVNQIIESLDSYRELVSGLMDVYYSIVNNRMNSVMKTLTIVSAIFIPLTFIAGIYGMNFDNMPELRTKTGYFWVIFAMALIAVGEVIYFRRRGWM from the coding sequence ATGTCGAAACACAAACGTTACCGTTCCGCCGAGAAGACCCTCGGCAGCTCTCCCGGTACACTCACCTATGTAGGAGAAGAAATCGAACACGCGACCAAGATCAAGCGCATTGATTACAATGAGAAAGAATACCATGTCGATGATGTCAGTAAGTTAAGTACCTGCCGATTGCCCGACCCCGGAGCGCCCCTGGTAAACTGGATCGATGTGGATGGTATTCACGAGAAGCAGGTTGTGTCTGCCGTTGGCCAGCAATACCACCTGCATCCGTTACTGCTCGAAGACGTGATGAACACCGAGCAGAAACCCAAAATCGATCTGTATGACGATACGGTCGTGTATGTGACGCTTAAAATGCTGCACCATAGCCGTACCAAACAGGAGATCGATGTCGAACATGTGAGTCTGGTGCTGGGCAAAAATTACCTGGTTTCGTTTCAGGAAGAGCGGACACATGATATTTTCGAACCGGTCATTGAGCGGATCAAGGCGTCGTCGGGCAAAACCCGGCGCAACGGAGCCGATTATCTGCTTTACTCGTTGATGGACGTAATGGTCGACCATTACCTGCTGATCACGGAACGCATCGGCGAAAAGATGGACGAGCTGGAGGAGCAAATCGTTCAGGAGAAGGCGACGCAGCAAACACTGGCAACCCTCTACAAACTCAAGCGCGAATTGACCTTCATCCGGCGGACCATTTACCCGTTGCGCGATATGATTGGCGTATTGCTGCGGGAAGAATCCGATCTGATCCAGCATACTACGCTGCCGTACCTGCGCGACCTGGCCGACCATGTTAACCAGATTATCGAGTCGCTCGATTCGTACCGCGAACTGGTTTCAGGACTGATGGACGTTTATTATTCCATTGTCAACAACCGGATGAACTCGGTGATGAAAACGCTCACGATTGTGTCGGCTATTTTTATTCCATTGACGTTCATTGCCGGGATTTACGGGATGAACTTCGACAATATGCCCGAACTTCGGACAAAAACCGGTTATTTTTGGGTGATTTTTGCCATGGCACTTATTGCCGTTGGCGAGGTGATTTATTTCAGACGGCGCGGCTGGATGTGA
- a CDS encoding glycosyl hydrolase produces the protein MKRCLFMLILTLLTTISWAQSTPTLANQHAKPWTYWWWMGNAVNEKDITNLLEQFSKAGLGGVHIIPIYGVKGYERQFLPFLGDRWLAVFAHTVREGRRLGMGVDLTMGTGWPFGGPGVSSAMAAKEWKVENGTLVSALTNQQVKRPAPGGQGLVIDYFSRSAIETYVKRFDSTLARIPEKPRAVYNDSYEVFGANWTDNFLTEFRNRRGYDLNSQLSAFLDTTQTQNSILVHQDYHQTLAELLHDGFTKPWVTWAHRHNYKVRNQAHGSPGNLIDLYTEADIPETESFGSSRFSIPGLRVDEQYEVDRFGTPNPLAMKFASSAANLAGKPLVSSETGTWLANHFQVSLSQVKPQVDELFTAGVNHVFYHGIPYSPPAEAWPGWLFYASTNYGPTSHVWPHLPLLNRYIERCQTRLQRSKPDNDVLIYFPIHDLWATRAKSAGGIHQLEVHHVERWLLPQPFGQVCDLLLKRGYSFDYVSDDLLKGLTVTKQGVRSASGAVYKLIVVPRTVYLPEQSLRQLERLARSGARIVFDGQLPEQAPGFQNHAKRTAELKQIGATLQQLNSVTITADLFSTLGQMGVRVESWAAEGLSFIRKRHADTTQYFVANLSNRFRQNWITLAASGWVSRYDPLANQTDRLPVRKNKQGGVEVFLHLEPGQTCFLNVSPGTAPVTTPASQSEADKLADQPIALPNPWQVQFLQGRPALTASVTVPGPVSWVTLTDSAGFFSGTVRYSTTFDLPGGRARARTYRLNLGDVREVADVRLNGQPIGTAWSIPFQLSIPADRLKPTGNQLTIDVTNLSANYMHLYDRQHPGWKKFYDINIVDIRYKPFDASRWDAVPSGLLGPVTLTPVNAQGGR, from the coding sequence ATGAAACGATGCCTGTTCATGCTTATTCTGACGCTGCTCACCACTATCAGTTGGGCACAATCTACACCGACTTTAGCCAATCAACATGCGAAACCCTGGACTTACTGGTGGTGGATGGGCAACGCCGTGAACGAGAAAGACATTACAAACTTACTCGAACAGTTTTCAAAAGCCGGCCTGGGCGGGGTACATATCATCCCGATCTACGGCGTAAAGGGATATGAACGCCAGTTTCTTCCTTTCCTGGGCGATCGCTGGCTGGCAGTTTTTGCGCATACCGTTCGGGAAGGTAGGCGGCTGGGGATGGGCGTCGACCTGACGATGGGTACAGGCTGGCCGTTCGGTGGACCAGGCGTTTCGTCGGCAATGGCGGCCAAAGAGTGGAAGGTGGAAAACGGGACGCTTGTGTCCGCGTTGACCAACCAGCAGGTGAAGCGACCCGCACCCGGTGGGCAGGGGCTCGTGATCGATTATTTCAGTCGTTCGGCCATTGAGACCTACGTAAAACGCTTCGACTCGACACTGGCACGCATACCCGAGAAGCCGCGTGCGGTGTATAACGACTCCTACGAGGTGTTTGGCGCTAACTGGACGGATAACTTTCTCACCGAATTCAGGAACCGACGTGGCTATGATCTTAACAGTCAGCTCTCCGCTTTTCTGGATACGACGCAAACGCAAAACAGTATTCTGGTTCATCAAGATTACCACCAGACGCTGGCCGAACTGCTGCACGACGGATTTACCAAACCCTGGGTTACCTGGGCACACCGGCACAACTACAAGGTTCGTAATCAGGCGCATGGCTCACCGGGAAATCTGATCGATCTGTACACGGAGGCTGACATTCCAGAAACTGAATCGTTTGGGTCGAGTCGGTTTTCAATTCCCGGTTTGCGCGTCGATGAACAGTATGAAGTTGACCGATTCGGTACACCCAACCCACTGGCCATGAAGTTTGCGTCTTCGGCGGCAAATCTGGCGGGCAAACCGTTGGTCAGTTCCGAGACCGGAACGTGGCTGGCGAATCATTTTCAGGTGTCACTGTCGCAGGTGAAACCGCAGGTCGATGAGTTATTTACGGCGGGCGTTAATCACGTTTTCTACCATGGCATTCCATACTCACCACCTGCCGAAGCGTGGCCGGGCTGGTTGTTCTATGCCTCGACAAACTATGGGCCAACGTCGCACGTCTGGCCCCACCTGCCGCTTCTGAATCGCTACATCGAACGTTGCCAGACGCGGCTGCAACGAAGCAAACCCGATAACGATGTGCTAATTTATTTTCCTATTCACGATCTGTGGGCCACACGGGCGAAATCAGCCGGAGGGATCCACCAGCTGGAAGTGCATCACGTTGAGCGATGGTTATTGCCGCAACCGTTCGGACAAGTATGCGACCTGCTGCTGAAGCGGGGCTACTCGTTCGATTACGTGTCGGATGATCTACTCAAGGGCCTAACGGTCACCAAGCAAGGGGTTCGTAGTGCCAGTGGAGCCGTATACAAACTGATCGTGGTGCCCCGGACCGTCTACTTGCCCGAACAATCGCTTCGGCAATTAGAGCGTCTGGCCCGGTCTGGAGCCCGTATCGTGTTCGATGGGCAGTTGCCGGAACAGGCTCCCGGCTTTCAGAATCATGCAAAACGAACCGCTGAACTAAAACAGATCGGGGCCACCCTTCAGCAACTGAACTCTGTAACGATCACCGCTGACCTATTTAGCACGCTCGGCCAAATGGGTGTTCGGGTGGAGTCCTGGGCCGCCGAGGGACTATCATTTATCCGCAAGCGGCACGCCGACACGACGCAGTATTTTGTGGCGAACCTGAGCAATCGTTTTCGTCAGAACTGGATTACGCTGGCTGCATCGGGGTGGGTAAGCCGCTATGATCCACTGGCGAACCAGACCGACCGTTTGCCCGTCCGGAAAAATAAACAGGGCGGGGTCGAGGTTTTTCTGCACCTGGAACCGGGGCAAACTTGTTTCCTGAATGTGAGTCCGGGAACTGCGCCAGTAACGACCCCGGCCAGCCAGTCCGAAGCTGATAAATTAGCTGACCAGCCCATTGCCTTACCGAACCCGTGGCAGGTGCAATTCCTGCAAGGTCGTCCGGCATTGACAGCGTCGGTAACGGTGCCCGGTCCTGTGTCGTGGGTAACGCTTACTGATTCCGCCGGTTTTTTCTCCGGCACAGTGCGCTACAGCACTACCTTCGATCTGCCCGGTGGCAGAGCCCGTGCGCGAACGTACAGACTCAACCTCGGCGATGTGCGGGAGGTAGCCGACGTTCGACTCAACGGACAGCCAATCGGCACGGCCTGGAGTATCCCGTTCCAGCTATCGATACCCGCCGACCGGCTGAAACCGACCGGCAACCAGCTAACGATCGACGTGACCAATCTATCGGCCAATTACATGCATCTCTACGACCGTCAGCATCCGGGTTGGAAAAAGTTTTATGATATCAACATTGTCGACATTCGCTATAAACCATTTGATGCGAGCCGCTGGGATGCCGTGCCGTCTGGTCTGCTGGGTCCGGTAACATTAACACCCGTAAATGCACAAGGTGGTCGGTAA
- a CDS encoding 3-oxoacyl-ACP synthase III family protein: protein MIRSVFTATGSYIPDVTVRNQDFLTAQFYTKEGAEIPTNSAHTLTKFQEITGICERRYARPEQKASELGFLAASDALTSSGIDPETLDYIIVAHNFGDVAHGSNRVDMVPSLASRIKALLHIKNPDTIAYDMAFGCPGWLEGIIQANYYIRSGDAKRCLVIGTETLSRVIDPHDRDSMLFSDGSGAVILEASDDEHTGILSHHTQTHAHDYATLLNMSKSYAPTQADSGDVFMKMNGRKLYEFALNQVPLVIKKALDKAGISLSQINKVLIHQANEKMDVAILQRLYKLYNLDSPDLTLMPMTISWLGNSSVATIPTLLDLIQKGKFDDQQIKPGDKVVIASVGAGMNINSVIYQF from the coding sequence ATGATCAGATCAGTTTTCACTGCAACCGGGAGCTATATACCTGACGTTACCGTTCGTAACCAGGACTTCCTGACTGCACAGTTTTACACCAAAGAAGGAGCTGAAATCCCAACAAACTCAGCTCATACGTTAACAAAGTTTCAGGAAATTACCGGCATTTGCGAACGTCGATACGCCAGGCCGGAACAAAAGGCATCGGAGCTGGGCTTTCTGGCAGCCAGCGATGCCCTGACGAGTTCAGGTATTGACCCTGAAACACTCGATTACATCATCGTTGCGCATAACTTTGGCGACGTTGCTCACGGCAGTAACCGGGTCGATATGGTGCCTTCGCTGGCCTCGCGGATCAAAGCCCTGCTGCACATAAAAAATCCCGATACGATCGCCTACGATATGGCGTTTGGTTGCCCAGGCTGGCTGGAAGGGATCATTCAGGCCAATTACTATATCCGCTCCGGCGACGCCAAACGTTGTCTCGTTATCGGAACCGAAACGCTGTCACGGGTTATTGATCCGCATGATCGGGATTCAATGTTGTTCAGTGACGGAAGTGGTGCCGTTATTCTGGAAGCGTCTGATGATGAGCATACCGGCATTTTGTCGCATCATACCCAAACGCACGCCCACGATTACGCCACGCTCTTAAACATGAGCAAGTCCTACGCTCCCACTCAGGCGGACAGTGGGGACGTTTTCATGAAAATGAACGGCCGGAAACTGTATGAGTTTGCCCTCAATCAGGTGCCACTGGTGATAAAGAAAGCGCTGGACAAGGCCGGTATTTCCCTGTCACAAATCAACAAAGTGCTGATTCACCAGGCCAACGAGAAAATGGACGTGGCCATTCTGCAACGGCTTTACAAGCTCTATAATCTGGACAGTCCCGACCTGACACTGATGCCCATGACCATTTCATGGCTGGGTAATAGCTCAGTAGCAACCATTCCTACCCTGCTCGATCTGATTCAGAAAGGAAAGTTTGACGATCAGCAGATCAAACCGGGAGACAAAGTCGTGATTGCTTCCGTTGGGGCTGGCATGAATATCAACTCGGTCATTTACCAGTTCTAG